Proteins encoded by one window of Anaerolineales bacterium:
- a CDS encoding glycerate kinase, with the protein MIRIAAAPNAFRGSLSAFAACEAIRAGLERAARLTGTPFEIDLLPMADGGDGTLDVLLHGLGGERITLPCTRADGEAAEAEIGIVADGTTAIIELARASGLEILPPARRDPAQTTTYGTGELIRAALERGCRSLLIGIGGSATNDGGAGALMALGARLLDAEGNSIALGGGGLGRLARIEADDLRARLAGMSITILCDVDNPLIGERGASFTFAPQKGASPTLCAELELNLRHFAAIVQRDLGAEIAMLSGGGAAGGFGGGLAGVGAALEPGGMAILRRLGYAERIARAALVITGEGKLDGQTAGGKAVQAVASAAAAVGVPVIAFCGALNMTPEALRKLGIAAAFGIAPHPAALKESMAQAAVWLESAAAQVGMLTDALSQR; encoded by the coding sequence ATGATCAGGATTGCCGCTGCTCCCAACGCCTTTCGCGGAAGCCTGAGTGCCTTCGCCGCTTGTGAGGCAATCCGTGCCGGATTGGAACGTGCCGCCCGCCTGACGGGGACGCCCTTTGAGATCGACCTGTTGCCGATGGCGGATGGCGGCGATGGCACATTGGATGTCTTGCTGCACGGGTTAGGCGGGGAGCGAATCACCCTCCCTTGCACCCGCGCTGATGGCGAGGCTGCCGAGGCTGAGATTGGGATAGTCGCCGATGGCACAACGGCGATCATCGAGTTGGCACGGGCGTCGGGCTTGGAAATCCTCCCCCCGGCACGACGCGATCCCGCCCAAACAACAACCTACGGGACGGGGGAACTCATCCGTGCCGCTCTCGAACGGGGCTGCCGTTCGCTCTTGATTGGGATTGGCGGAAGCGCCACAAATGATGGCGGGGCGGGGGCGCTCATGGCGTTGGGGGCGCGGTTGCTTGATGCCGAGGGGAATTCGATTGCATTGGGTGGGGGTGGGTTGGGGCGACTGGCACGGATTGAGGCGGACGATTTACGGGCGCGGCTGGCGGGCATGTCGATCACCATCTTGTGCGATGTGGATAACCCGCTTATCGGAGAGCGCGGCGCATCGTTCACCTTTGCCCCGCAGAAGGGCGCCTCTCCAACGCTCTGCGCCGAGTTGGAACTGAACCTACGCCATTTCGCAGCCATAGTGCAGCGTGATCTCGGCGCAGAGATTGCCATGCTCTCCGGCGGTGGGGCAGCGGGTGGTTTTGGGGGCGGGCTGGCGGGGGTTGGTGCGGCGCTTGAGCCGGGCGGGATGGCGATCCTTCGTCGCTTGGGATACGCCGAACGGATTGCCCGCGCCGCGTTGGTGATCACCGGTGAGGGAAAGCTGGACGGGCAAACAGCGGGGGGAAAAGCGGTTCAGGCAGTGGCGTCAGCCGCAGCAGCGGTTGGCGTCCCTGTGATCGCCTTTTGTGGGGCGCTCAACATGACCCCAGAGGCGCTACGGAAGCTAGGCATTGCCGCTGCCTTTGGCATTGCACCTCATCCGGCAGCCCTGAAGGAATCGATGGCACAGGCGGCAGTATGGTTAGAATCAGCAGCAGCGCAGGTGGGGATGCTCACCGACGCCCTATCCCAACGTTGA